The bacterium DNA segment CTTTCAGACGGTGACGCAGCGCGGCGGCGCGCTCGACGGCATTCGGCACGCGCTGCGTCACCGTCTGAAAGAACCCCTCGTCGATGAGCTCCGCGAAGATGACGCGGCCGAGCTGGCGCGCGCGCGCGGTGAGATCATACAAACCTTTCAGCGTCCCGATCGCGTGCGCGAGATTGGCGATCGCGAACGCGACGATCAACGCGCCGCCGGCAATAAGCAAAGGGCGGGGAATCCGCCCGGCGACCGGCCAAAGGCGCATGCCGAGATATCCCGCGCCGAGCAGCGGAAGCACGGATTCGAACAGGCCGGGCGCGCTGCGCATGCCCGCGCCCGCCAGCAGAAGCAGCACGCCTGCCACGGCCTGCGCCGGCGCCGCCGGTGCATCGGCCATCTGCTCGGAGATCGCGCGGTAGTCAAACGCGCCGAACGCGGCGTACACGAAAAACAGGCCGAAGAGCACGAGCCCGTCGCCGACGCCGTGCACGAAAAGCGGAAACACGATGCGCTCGGAGACGGGCCGGTCGGTGTGGCGCGTCAGGGCGATGCCGGCCGCGAGCGGCCCGGTCAGCACGAGCGCCGCCGCGACGGGCACGAGATTGTCCGCGAGTACAAAAAGCAGGATCGCGGCGGTCGCGAGGCTGTACGCGCCAAGCAGTCTCGAGTCCTGGCGCCGCGCGTATTGCACGATCTGCGTGCCCAGGGCGAATGCCGCGACGACGGCGCAAGCGATCGCCGCGGCGGTATCCATGCGCAGCGTGAACGTCACCTCGAGTGGCGGCACGGAAAACCACTCGCCGGCGCGTACGACAAGCTGCGTCGCGCCCATCGGCAGCTCATAGCGGCGGTAGGCGACAAGGGCGAGCGTTGCGACGCACGCGGCCGCGGCCACCAGGCCCGACGCCGCGAACAGCCGATCTCGCCGGCGCGGGGTACGCCTTGAAAGAAAACACGCCGCGCCCGCCACGGGCAGGGCGACGAGAAGCGGAAGAAGCGCGTCCGCGTAAGCGAGGAGGAACGATTCGATCATGCGGCCGCCGCCTTAGGGAAGGGTGCGACGCCGCGCGCATCGATCGCGCCGGGCGCCGCCTCGGGCGGCCGCTGTCTCACGGCATCAGGTGCTCGAGATGACGAAGGTCACCATGCCCCGGTCGAAGCCCGTGACGCGCACCTTCACCCACTTGGCCTGGTCGGTCTGGAAGGATCCGAGGTCGACGGGGCGGAGCTTGGCGGCCGCGTGGACCAGGTGTTTGACGTCGCGCTGATTGAAATAGACGTTTCCGAAACTCGTCGGAAGCGTATAGCGCTCGAGCACCTTGCCGATCAGCGTTTCCACGGTCTGCGTGGATTGCGCATCGGCTTTGGGCGCCCCGGCGAGAGCCACCGCCGCCATGACCAGCAACACCACGAGCACAGTCGTCATCCGACGCATGGGGGCCTCCGTCAAGTCGCCCGTCGCCGGGCGCGCCCTCGGCGCATCGGCGGCGCCGCAGGGACATCGATGCCAATTTCCTTGTGTCTAGCCGCTTTGCGTCGCGAAATCAAGGCGTTGTCGAATTTCAATCAGCCCGTAACCTTGAAGGAGATCTTCCCAGCGATATCGGCGATGTGATACGAATTGGCGTTTTCGAACATGCGGCGGCGCCGACGGGAAGCCAGGCAAGAGGTTCGTGCGATGTTGCGTCGATGGGCTTTGCTCGCGTTGATGTTTGCGGCGATCGTCTTTTGCACCGGATTCTCCTGCTCCGGCAGCGGATCAAACGGCGACGATGACGATGACGCGCTGCCCGACGACGATGACGACGACGTCGATGTCGACGATGACGTCAACGACGACGACGCGACCAGCGACGATGACGACTCCGTTTCCAGCGGAGACGACGATGCGTCCGGCGACGATGACGAGGTTGATGACGACGTCAACGATGACGACGCGGTGGACGATGACCTCGCGGATGATGACGACACGGACGATGATGATGCCGCGGACGACGATGATACCGCGGACGATGATGATGCCGCGGACGATGATGACGACCTTCCGCCTTTCGGATACCAGGTCGGCGAACGCATGCCAGACTTCACGCTTGTCGATCAGGAGGGCGCCGATTGGACGCTTTCCGATCAGTCCGGCAGCGTCGTTCTTCTGGACTGCTCCGCAACATGGTGCCCACCCTGCAAGACGGAGACACCCAAGCTCCAGGAACTATCCGAAACCTACGCCGCGCAGCCCGTCGTCATCGCGCAGCTCATCACCGAGAACAATCGCGGTCTTCCTCCGACGGATGCGAACATCGACGACTGGGTCGAAACGTACGGCCTGACGATACCGGTTTTGAAGGATCCTCAGTGGGGCGTTTGCGGGCCGGTCGGCAACGGATACATCCCGTTCTACTGGATCATGGACGCGGATGGGGTGATCCGTTCAAGCGGAAACTACCTGAGTACGTTTACCTACTGGATCGATCTGCTGCTCGCGGAGTGATCGAAGGCTGGCCATGCGCGAAAATCCGTTGACGCTCCGGCTGGTTCTGATCGCGATGCTCGCCCTGGCGGTCGTGTTTGGCGCGGATTGTTCATGCGGGGAGAGCGCTCCCGATCGCGATCCCGACGGGCCGACCGATAACGAACCGGATGCGCCGATACCCGTTGCCGGCGACGATGACAGTGAAAGCGACGGCGACGAAAACGGCGACGGCCAGAATGATGGCGACGAACAATCCAGCGACGACGATTCCGCCGCGGACTCTGGCGACGTCTGGAACAACGAAGATTTCGAAAACAGCGGAAGTCCCGATGACTACGAGGTCGGCGACAAGAATCCGGACTTTACGCTGCCGGATCGGTACGGCGACCCTTGGAACCTTTACGACCATCTCGGCGACGTGGTCGTTCTCAACTGTTCGACGTTCTGGTGCTACTACTGCAAGACGGAGATGGAGACGCTGCAGGCCTTGGCCGACGCCAACAACGGCCGCCCGGTCGTTGTCGCCCAGATCATCGATGAAGGCAGCGACGGCGAACCGGTCGGACATCACGAATTCGATAACTGGGTTGATTTTTTTCAACCGACGTTTGCGGTCCTTGCGGATCCCAAGTCATCGGTCTGCGGCCCCGCGGGGAATGGAAGCGTGCCGTTTTACTGGCTCCTGGATCAGTCCGGCATCGTTCAGACGCGCACGAACGGCCTGGTGACTTTTCAGTCCCGGATCGACGAACTGCTCGCGAAATAACGTCGCGAGCGCCGGCAACAAGCGCGGACCCGCGCGAATGCGTTTAGCGGAACCAGGCCGCCGCAAGGATGGCGCCGACGGCGGTGTTACCGAAGTTCATCATCGTTTCCGGGCTCGTCTTTCCGAACTGGTGATAGAGCCCTCCGACGATCGACTCGATGAAATTGGCCATCATCGCGGCCAGCGACACGACGATCACGGCGCGCCAGCCGAACGGCTCGTAAAACGGGTGAAACGGCAGGGCCAGAAGGGCGATCGCGATGGACGCGGAAAAACCGAGCGCCGTCCCCTCCGCGCTCACCGCGCCCTCGGTCCCCGGCTTCACGCGTTCCAGCGTGATGAGCAAGAACGCGCGCTTGCCGTAAAGCTGCCCCAATTCCGTGCTGATCGTGTCGCCAAGCGCCGTCGCGAGCGCGGCCGCGAACGCGACAAAAAGCATCGGACGGCTGGCCGGTTCGGCGAGGATCGACGCCACGGCGCATAACGCGGGCACACCGGTGTTGGCCACGACGTGCGACAGGCCGCGCCGGCCGCCCTTCTTTTGCGCCACGCCCATGCGTTCCTTGGTCTTCATCTTGAACTTGCTCGCCAGCGACCCGGCCAGAAAGAACGCGAACAGGACGACAAAGCCCTCGTAACCGAATCCAACGTACACGAGCGTGCCGACGACGATGCCCGACCATAAACCCGTCTTGTCCACGAGCTTGGCGTAAAATGACGCGAAGCCGATCGCGGCGTTGATGACAAGCGCGTGCAGCCAGTAACCCGGCAGTGTGGCGAAATCGTACATGGAACAGGGCTCCCCGATTCAGAACGCGCCGCATTTCGACGAAAAACGCCGCGGATTGCAACGGGGGTTTTCGAATCAGGGATTCGCAAATGCGGAATGCGGATTTGAATCGCTGAAATCGCAATTCAACACAAGGGCACTAAGGGATTTGGGCATGCTGAAAGCAATCGCATCGGCACGCACGTCCGTCAACGGTCCATCAGATCCATTTGGTCCATGAGGTCCGTAATGTCCATTGCAGGCCCGCGCGTGGCTATATCGTCAGGAAATGCAGCAGCAGCGCGGCGAGCCCCGGCACGAGGATGTTGTCGTCGATCGGCTGCGGCAGCGTCTCGGCCGCGGCGCAGATCGATGTCGCGATCAGCGCGGTTAGGAAGATCCCGCCGGCCGACATCGCCGCGAACGCCGCGTCGATCGTAACGCCGACATCGCCGGTCGCCTGCGTGTAAACCAGAAGCCCAAAACACGCGAGAGTGCCGACTAGAACGAATCCCACGAGCCCCGCGAAGCTTTTTTCCGGATTCCACGGCAGTTTTGCGGAACGGATTTTCGTGCCGAAGATCGACGCCGACCCGTCGCCGAGTGCGAGGATCGCCCACGCGCCGGCGACGATGTGCATGCGCGTGTGGAAGATGGCAAGCAGCATGAGGATCATGACGCCGTAAGCGGTCTTGCCGACGGAAAACCCGCGCGCCAACTCTTTGTTCCGAAGCGTTCCCGTAACGACGCGTTTGGAGAGAAACACGCCGTAGACGATCGCGGTGACGGACAGCGTGAAGACGAGCCATTTTGGGAAGATCGTCAGCGTAAAGGCGAAGCCGAGCGGCGCGATGTGCTCGGCCTTGCGCTTCATCTCGCTGTAGGGGGATGCGGGCGCGGCGGTGGTCACGATTCAAACTCCGGTTGAAAGAGCCAGCCGCGGCGTTTTGCGGCATCGACCAGCGCCTTGGCGGTCAACTCCGATTGGCGTCTCGACATCGCGGGAAATTCAATGACGACGTGTTCAGGAAAGGGCTCGGGGTCCGCCGAGACCCGCAGATTCAATGAATGGCATTCGCCGACGGTTACGCCCTGAACGCCGGACGAAACCAAGCCCAGTTGCTCCGTGAAATGTTTCCACGCATTCCGCGGCGCTATCTGGTCACCGTCGTACATCGACAGGCGGCGACTATCCTTTCGCGTCGGCATGAATGCTTGCGCCGTTGGGATGCCGTGGCGAAGAAAAGACGGATTGATCTGGCGCAACAGAATCGACTCGGTGTTCATTTCGCGACGCGCAACAATTTCCCGAGCTGATCGTTCAGCCACGCCCATTCCGTATCGACGTCCAAAGAAAGATCCCGTGCGTCGTCTTCGCCGGTATCCAACTGAAGCACGTGCCAGAAACCGCTATGCGCATCGATGTCGATATCCAGCGAGGCGTCGAACCTGCCAATCGTCCATTCCGCGCGTACGCCACCCTCCGGCGTTGGATAGAGGCGGGGACGCGGTAGTTGATCCGGAAACTCTTTCTTGAATTTCTCTTCGAACCAGTCGAGGCCCTCTTCCGACGGCGCGATTCCGTCGCCATCAAGCCAGCCGTTCCGCAACTTGCGCAAGTCTCGCACCTGAACGGACACGTCGAGCGTGTGTACGGGCGAAATTGCGTCAATCGATTCCCTTGCCATGGCTCATCCTCCGGGCCGCGCGGCCGGCGTGCGGTCGCTTCCCAAGATTGCCGCATCCGCACGGGTCGCGCAATCGGAATCGCGCCATTCGGCCGGCCCGTTTTTCCCGAAACGCAAACGTGTCAACATCCCGCGCCGTGACGACGATTGAACACAAAACCGCAAACAACAACCGCGCGCGCGGGAGAAATTATTTGTTCGGCGCGATCGGCGTTGCGTTCGTGCTTGCCGCGGGGTCGTGGTTCGTGCACGCGATGCGCGCGTCGTGGTCGCCGGAAGATTTCGACCTGCCCGAGGGCGAGGTCACGCCGCCGCCGCCATTACCGAACGATCCGCGTTGCCCCGAAGGCATGGTGTGGGTGCCGGGCGGGCCGATGCCGTACGTCACCTACGGCGAGCGTTGGGGCGGCGGCCGGCATACGACGACGGTGAGCGTCGATCCGTTTTGCGTCGACGCCTTCGAGGCCTCGCAGCCGGGCGCGAGCGACATGACGATGGGGGACTACGATCCGAACAAGGACGACGTGCCGCCGGCGCAATCGGTCGTGGGCGTGCGTCCGTGGATCAACGTGTCGTATGAGACGGCGCGGGCCGCGTGCGAGAAGGCGGGCAAGCGCCTGCCGGCGCCGGCCGAATGGCAGATGGCGTTCTCCGGCGCGTCGGGCGACGACTGGCCTTGGGGCGATAAGGTGAAACCGAACGACTGCCACGCGGGAAAGCCCTACGGCACGTACCCCACCGGCGGCTGCGGTTTCGTCGTGTGCAACGGCGACGGCGCATGCTCGAGCGGGCCGATCTACGACATGGTCGGCGGCGTGTCGGAGATCGTCGACGGCAAGTGGGACGCGGAGTGCTACCCCGACGAGATCCTCGTCATGGGCGGCGCCGCGCATTACGCTTTCATCGACCTGCCGGTGCAGACGGAAGACCCCGAAAAGCCCGGCTGCTGGCGATGGGCGTCCTACGGCTTGTCGCGTCCCGCGATGCATCACCACAGCTTCAAGGACGACTGGGTGTACGACGACGACGGATTTCGATGTGCGAAAGACCCGGAATTTACCGCAAAGACGCAAAGCACGCGCGAAGACGCCAAGGGAAAGTGATTTTGTTGCTTGGCGATCTTTGCGAATCCTTCGCGTCTTTGCGGTGAAAATTACTCCCCAACTTCCCGGCGCCCGATCTTTTTGCTATCAACAACGCCCATGAGCCAAAAAGACGACGCCTTTGCGCGCGGCGACGCATTCGCCGCGGGCCTTCGGAAATACAAACGGCCGCTCTGGGTGTTTGCTCACCACGACGACGAGCTGTCCTACTGCGGGCTTTTGCACCGAACGGGCATCGGGAAAAACCGCCTGATCTGGACGACGAACTCCGACGGCCTCTACTTCGAGATGGACATGGAGCCCGCGGCTTATGGCGAAATCCGCAAGGCGGAGGGAATCAAAGCGGTCGCGGAAATCGGCATGAAGCCGGCGCAGACAAGCTGCCTGGATGTGTCGGAGGTCGAGATCTACAAGCGCCTGGCGGGCCTGTCATCGGGCAAGGCGCGCATCTTCGAGGTGCGCGACTTTTTCGACGACTTCCGCGCAAAGGTGCGCGACGC contains these protein-coding regions:
- a CDS encoding peroxiredoxin family protein; this translates as MLRRWALLALMFAAIVFCTGFSCSGSGSNGDDDDDALPDDDDDDVDVDDDVNDDDATSDDDDSVSSGDDDASGDDDEVDDDVNDDDAVDDDLADDDDTDDDDAADDDDTADDDDAADDDDDLPPFGYQVGERMPDFTLVDQEGADWTLSDQSGSVVLLDCSATWCPPCKTETPKLQELSETYAAQPVVIAQLITENNRGLPPTDANIDDWVETYGLTIPVLKDPQWGVCGPVGNGYIPFYWIMDADGVIRSSGNYLSTFTYWIDLLLAE
- a CDS encoding TlpA family protein disulfide reductase encodes the protein MRENPLTLRLVLIAMLALAVVFGADCSCGESAPDRDPDGPTDNEPDAPIPVAGDDDSESDGDENGDGQNDGDEQSSDDDSAADSGDVWNNEDFENSGSPDDYEVGDKNPDFTLPDRYGDPWNLYDHLGDVVVLNCSTFWCYYCKTEMETLQALADANNGRPVVVAQIIDEGSDGEPVGHHEFDNWVDFFQPTFAVLADPKSSVCGPAGNGSVPFYWLLDQSGIVQTRTNGLVTFQSRIDELLAK
- a CDS encoding DUF92 domain-containing protein → MYDFATLPGYWLHALVINAAIGFASFYAKLVDKTGLWSGIVVGTLVYVGFGYEGFVVLFAFFLAGSLASKFKMKTKERMGVAQKKGGRRGLSHVVANTGVPALCAVASILAEPASRPMLFVAFAAALATALGDTISTELGQLYGKRAFLLITLERVKPGTEGAVSAEGTALGFSASIAIALLALPFHPFYEPFGWRAVIVVSLAAMMANFIESIVGGLYHQFGKTSPETMMNFGNTAVGAILAAAWFR
- a CDS encoding formylglycine-generating enzyme family protein, with translation MFGAIGVAFVLAAGSWFVHAMRASWSPEDFDLPEGEVTPPPPLPNDPRCPEGMVWVPGGPMPYVTYGERWGGGRHTTTVSVDPFCVDAFEASQPGASDMTMGDYDPNKDDVPPAQSVVGVRPWINVSYETARAACEKAGKRLPAPAEWQMAFSGASGDDWPWGDKVKPNDCHAGKPYGTYPTGGCGFVVCNGDGACSSGPIYDMVGGVSEIVDGKWDAECYPDEILVMGGAAHYAFIDLPVQTEDPEKPGCWRWASYGLSRPAMHHHSFKDDWVYDDDGFRCAKDPEFTAKTQSTREDAKGK